A stretch of Pseudomonas sp. LRP2-20 DNA encodes these proteins:
- a CDS encoding type II secretion system protein: MKRRQQGFSLIEVVLTLALLGMLATMAAPLTETVVRRGKEQQLREALYQIRDAIDAYKRAFDAGFIEKRLDASGYPPNLQVLVDGVRDVRSAKGAKFYFLRRIPHDPLVAAKNQDGGGWGLRAYASSPDNPREGEDVFDVYSKARGKGLNNIPYGQW; the protein is encoded by the coding sequence ATGAAACGCCGCCAGCAGGGTTTCAGCCTGATCGAGGTGGTGCTGACCCTGGCCCTGCTCGGGATGCTCGCGACCATGGCCGCACCCCTGACCGAAACGGTGGTGCGCCGTGGCAAGGAGCAGCAACTGCGCGAGGCGCTGTACCAGATCCGCGACGCCATCGACGCCTACAAGCGCGCCTTCGACGCCGGTTTCATCGAAAAGCGCCTGGACGCCAGCGGCTATCCGCCGAACCTGCAGGTGCTGGTCGATGGCGTGCGCGATGTGCGCAGTGCCAAGGGCGCCAAGTTCTACTTCCTGCGGCGCATCCCGCACGACCCGCTGGTGGCGGCCAAGAACCAGGATGGCGGCGGCTGGGGCCTGCGTGCGTACGCCAGCAGCCCGGACAACCCGCGTGAAGGCGAAGACGTCTTCGACGTGTATTCCAAGGCCCGCGGCAAGGGCCTCAACAACATCCCTTACGGGCAATGGTGA
- a CDS encoding secretin N-terminal domain-containing protein yields MMSSKKCKPAPFMLLALCVAIAGCGSSAVRQDSAELMKEGQYEAGIARLEEALRDNPRDTELNIALAHGRQAAVEALISQADADRIRHDFTSARMGYGRVLTIEPTNRRAQEGIRQLELIRTLDERVALGQAALRQGDLFGAERYMREVLRLDPQNQKGIALRTDIENVQARTAQPFPQLRSKLERPVTLEFRDAGLKTIFEVLSQVAGINFIFDKDLRPDMKATIFVRDVRIEDAVALLLEQNQLRQKIVNDNTLLIYPDSPQKTKDYQELVMRTFYLTSIDANTALNMVKTMLKTRDVFVDERLNTLTMRDTPDAVRMAEKLLQSQDQSNPEVVLEVEVMEVATSRILDLGLQWPNTFGVLTNDGNPVSVLDQLRGINSSRISISPAPQAKINAQDKDVNTLASPVIRVSNREQARIHIGQRVPIISATSVPSTQGPVITESVTYLDVGLKLEVQPTVHLNNEVAIKIALEVSNATPLEATRQGTIPVQVDTRNAQTSLRLHDGETQVLAGLVRNDHNASGNKIPGLGDIPGLGRLFGSNKDDMSKSELVLAITPRIVRNLPYQSPSDMEFGTGTESSMQVRQAMPLPPRDVPGDVPSDSQDSAPVVQSQVATAPAPVTVSPRP; encoded by the coding sequence ATGATGTCGTCGAAGAAGTGCAAGCCTGCTCCGTTCATGCTTCTGGCGCTGTGCGTGGCCATTGCCGGCTGCGGCTCCAGCGCGGTGCGCCAGGACAGCGCCGAGCTGATGAAGGAAGGCCAGTACGAGGCCGGCATCGCCCGCCTGGAAGAAGCCCTGCGCGATAACCCGCGCGACACCGAGCTGAACATCGCCCTGGCCCACGGGCGCCAGGCGGCGGTGGAGGCGCTGATCAGCCAGGCCGATGCCGACCGCATTCGCCACGACTTCACCAGCGCCCGCATGGGCTATGGCCGGGTGCTGACCATCGAACCCACCAACCGCCGCGCCCAGGAAGGCATCCGCCAGCTGGAGCTGATCCGCACCCTCGACGAGCGCGTGGCGCTGGGCCAGGCCGCGCTGCGCCAGGGCGACCTGTTCGGTGCCGAACGCTATATGCGCGAAGTGCTGCGCCTGGACCCGCAGAACCAGAAAGGCATCGCGCTGCGCACCGATATCGAGAACGTCCAGGCCCGCACCGCGCAGCCGTTCCCGCAACTGCGCAGCAAGCTGGAGCGCCCGGTAACCCTGGAGTTCCGCGACGCGGGCCTGAAGACCATCTTCGAGGTGCTGTCGCAGGTTGCCGGTATCAACTTCATCTTCGACAAGGACCTGCGCCCGGACATGAAAGCCACCATCTTCGTGCGCGACGTGCGCATCGAGGATGCCGTGGCGCTGCTGCTGGAGCAGAACCAGCTGCGCCAGAAGATCGTCAACGACAACACCTTGCTGATCTACCCCGATTCGCCGCAGAAGACCAAGGACTACCAGGAACTGGTCATGCGCACCTTCTACCTGACCAGCATTGACGCCAACACCGCGCTGAACATGGTCAAGACCATGCTCAAGACCCGTGACGTGTTCGTCGACGAGCGCCTCAATACCCTGACCATGCGCGACACTCCCGACGCCGTGCGCATGGCCGAGAAGCTGCTGCAATCGCAGGACCAGTCCAACCCCGAAGTGGTGCTGGAAGTGGAGGTGATGGAAGTCGCCACCTCGCGCATCCTCGACCTCGGCCTGCAATGGCCGAACACCTTCGGCGTGCTGACCAACGACGGCAACCCGGTCAGCGTGCTGGACCAGCTGCGCGGTATCAACTCCAGCCGCATCAGCATCTCGCCAGCTCCCCAGGCCAAGATCAACGCCCAGGACAAGGACGTCAACACCCTGGCCAGCCCGGTGATCCGCGTCAGCAACCGTGAGCAGGCGCGCATCCACATCGGCCAGCGGGTGCCGATCATCAGTGCCACCTCGGTGCCGTCTACCCAGGGCCCGGTGATTACCGAAAGCGTCACCTACCTGGACGTTGGTCTCAAACTTGAAGTACAGCCCACCGTGCACCTGAACAACGAAGTGGCAATCAAGATTGCCCTGGAAGTGAGTAACGCCACCCCGCTGGAGGCCACTCGCCAGGGCACCATCCCGGTTCAGGTCGACACCCGCAACGCGCAGACCAGCCTGCGCCTGCACGATGGCGAAACCCAGGTGCTGGCCGGCCTGGTGCGCAACGACCACAACGCCAGCGGCAACAAGATCCCTGGCCTTGGCGACATTCCTGGCCTGGGGCGGTTGTTCGGCAGCAACAAGGACGACATGAGCAAGTCCGAGCTGGTGCTGGCGATCACCCCGCGGATCGTTCGCAACCTGCCGTACCAGAGCCCGTCGGACATGGAATTCGGCACCGGCACCGAGTCGAGCATGCAGGTGCGCCAGGCCATGCCGCTGCCACCGCGTGACGTACCAGGCGACGTGCCGAGCGACAGCCAGGACAGCGCGCCGGTGGTGCAGAGCCAGGTGGCCACTGCGCCAGCGCCAGTGACCGTGAGCCCACGGCCATGA
- a CDS encoding type II secretion system protein, producing MAASSRNGKASAGFTYLGVLLLIAISSVALAATGTVWSSVAQREHERELLWVGGQYAQALRSYYRASPGLAQYPKELADLLEDNRFPQAKRHIRRLYPDPITNSDDWGLLRAIDGRITGVHSRSDATPFKRSGFEMQFSGFEGLEHYSDWQFVAEQAFNESAGGARTHAGPGDTP from the coding sequence ATGGCAGCCTCTTCGCGGAATGGTAAGGCCAGCGCCGGCTTCACCTACCTGGGCGTGCTGCTGCTGATCGCGATCAGCAGCGTGGCCCTGGCCGCCACCGGCACGGTATGGTCGAGCGTTGCCCAGCGTGAGCACGAGCGCGAGCTGCTGTGGGTCGGTGGCCAGTATGCCCAGGCCCTGCGCAGCTACTATCGCGCCTCGCCGGGCCTGGCCCAGTACCCCAAGGAGCTGGCCGACCTGCTCGAGGACAACCGCTTCCCGCAGGCCAAGCGGCACATCCGCCGGCTGTACCCGGACCCGATCACCAACAGCGACGACTGGGGCCTGCTGCGCGCGATCGATGGCCGCATCACCGGCGTGCACAGCCGCTCCGACGCCACCCCGTTCAAGCGCAGCGGCTTCGAGATGCAGTTCTCCGGTTTCGAGGGCCTGGAGCATTACAGCGACTGGCAGTTCGTCGCCGAGCAGGCCTTCAACGAAAGCGCCGGCGGTGCCCGCACCCATGCCGGCCCGGGAGACACGCCATGA
- a CDS encoding curlin: protein MFKLAPLSAAIVLALAGQVMADDSTSNQSQTGNQNIAEVQQTVAPFAAATQTQTGKGHNHLAVQENSTSTINQTASGSYNAAYGEQLFENGSQITQQAAGSYNDAFASQSVGENNQSLQNQQGSENRSTVWQDTQTNSQATTTQSGQRNEAFVEQLFGGSNNRANITQDGQDNYAASEHILHNDGYVQIYQQGKQNFAYGDQRDGNGGTISIDQYGTGSSVEVWQDTQTGSHATVNQTGQTNEGYIDQSFGKDNVANLYQQGQSNASWSDQFETNNSNTTVSQSGKNNSNFSYQTGDNQSLTINSKGTGNKVLASNWKGDKMGGQFGKNQTANINQNGTNNSANLTQNGEYQLATLSQKGTGNTMETKQADSYNELYFEQNGTDNSLIADQRGTDNYAFGSSTGSGNSINLDQSGYANQSYTTQLYGSGNSATIKQADSANVAYVTQGGNNNAAIVNQSGAYQSATISQMGNGNTATATQR, encoded by the coding sequence ATGTTCAAGCTCGCTCCCCTAAGCGCCGCTATCGTCCTGGCCCTGGCCGGCCAGGTCATGGCAGACGACAGCACCTCGAACCAGTCGCAGACCGGTAACCAGAACATCGCCGAGGTGCAGCAGACGGTTGCGCCGTTCGCCGCGGCCACCCAGACCCAGACCGGCAAGGGCCACAATCACCTGGCGGTGCAGGAAAACAGCACCAGCACCATCAACCAGACCGCCAGTGGTTCGTATAACGCCGCTTACGGCGAGCAGCTGTTCGAAAATGGCAGCCAGATCACCCAGCAGGCCGCTGGTTCGTACAACGACGCCTTCGCCAGCCAGTCGGTGGGCGAGAACAACCAGTCGCTGCAGAACCAGCAAGGCAGCGAAAACCGCTCGACCGTGTGGCAGGACACCCAGACCAACAGCCAGGCCACCACCACCCAGAGCGGCCAGCGCAACGAAGCCTTCGTCGAGCAGTTGTTCGGCGGCAGCAACAACCGCGCCAACATCACCCAGGATGGCCAGGACAACTACGCTGCCTCCGAGCACATCCTGCACAACGACGGCTACGTGCAGATCTACCAGCAAGGCAAGCAGAACTTCGCCTACGGTGACCAGCGCGACGGCAACGGCGGCACGATTTCCATCGACCAGTACGGCACTGGCAGCTCGGTGGAAGTCTGGCAGGACACCCAGACCGGCAGCCACGCCACGGTCAACCAGACCGGCCAGACCAACGAAGGCTACATCGACCAGAGCTTCGGCAAGGACAACGTCGCCAACCTGTATCAGCAAGGCCAGTCCAACGCCAGCTGGTCGGATCAGTTCGAGACCAACAATTCGAACACCACCGTCTCGCAAAGTGGCAAGAACAACAGCAACTTCAGCTACCAGACCGGTGACAACCAGAGCCTGACCATCAACAGCAAGGGCACCGGCAACAAGGTCCTGGCCAGCAACTGGAAAGGCGACAAGATGGGTGGCCAGTTCGGCAAGAACCAGACCGCCAACATCAACCAGAACGGTACCAACAACAGTGCCAACCTGACCCAGAACGGTGAGTACCAACTGGCCACGCTGAGCCAGAAAGGCACCGGCAACACCATGGAGACCAAGCAGGCCGACAGCTACAACGAGCTGTACTTCGAGCAGAACGGCACCGACAACAGCCTCATCGCCGACCAGCGCGGCACCGACAACTACGCCTTCGGCTCGTCCACCGGCAGTGGCAACAGCATCAACCTGGACCAGTCCGGCTACGCCAACCAGAGCTACACCACTCAGCTGTACGGCAGCGGCAACAGCGCCACCATCAAGCAGGCTGACAGCGCCAACGTCGCCTACGTGACCCAGGGCGGCAACAACAACGCTGCCATCGTCAACCAGAGCGGCGCCTACCAGAGCGCCACCATCAGCCAGATGGGCAACGGCAACACGGCCACCGCTACCCAACGCTAA
- a CDS encoding type II secretion system protein M yields MRVPDAVNRLVLQERLRRIGPVGLGAAAVAVLAVGIALAGVVPQWQAVRELRASEADASVQVERVKRGELKIAVKPEQQALDSLRQQLPGQPEASELIERLYHLASAEHISLARGEYALGVDPKTQLSRYQIILPVRGSYPQIRGFLRGLIGQLPTLVLEDLELQRKTIGDTELSGRVRLTLYLSRS; encoded by the coding sequence ATGCGCGTCCCTGATGCTGTGAACCGCCTTGTCCTCCAGGAGCGCCTGCGCCGCATCGGCCCGGTTGGCCTGGGCGCCGCCGCAGTCGCCGTGCTTGCCGTCGGCATCGCCCTGGCTGGCGTAGTGCCGCAGTGGCAAGCCGTGCGCGAGCTGCGCGCCAGCGAAGCGGATGCCAGCGTGCAGGTTGAACGGGTCAAGCGCGGCGAGCTGAAGATTGCCGTCAAACCCGAGCAGCAGGCGCTGGACAGCCTGCGCCAGCAACTGCCGGGGCAGCCTGAAGCGAGCGAGCTGATCGAGCGCCTGTATCACCTGGCCAGTGCCGAGCACATCAGCCTGGCCCGCGGCGAATACGCCCTGGGCGTCGATCCGAAGACCCAGCTGTCGCGCTACCAGATCATCCTGCCCGTGCGCGGCAGCTACCCGCAGATCCGCGGCTTCCTGCGTGGCCTGATCGGCCAGCTGCCGACCCTGGTGCTGGAAGACCTCGAGCTGCAACGCAAAACCATTGGCGACACCGAACTCAGCGGCCGGGTACGCCTGACCCTCTACCTGTCGAGGTCGTGA
- a CDS encoding curli assembly protein CsgF: MNTCIPRCLAAGLLLGACTAQATELVYTPVNPAFGGNPLNGTWLLNNAQAQNDYDDPDLKDRTSSITGTSALERFSNQLESRMLSQLMDNISNGKTGSMATDAFLIDVIDDSGALSIKVTDRATGETSLIEVSGLNP; this comes from the coding sequence ATGAACACTTGCATACCCCGTTGCCTGGCGGCTGGCCTGCTGCTCGGTGCCTGCACCGCCCAGGCCACCGAGCTGGTGTACACCCCGGTCAACCCGGCGTTTGGCGGCAACCCGTTGAATGGCACCTGGTTGCTGAACAACGCCCAGGCACAGAACGACTACGACGACCCGGACCTCAAGGACCGCACTTCGTCGATCACGGGCACCTCGGCCCTGGAGCGCTTCAGCAACCAGCTGGAGTCGCGGATGTTGTCGCAGCTGATGGACAACATCAGCAACGGCAAGACCGGCAGCATGGCCACCGACGCATTCCTGATCGATGTCATCGATGACTCCGGTGCCTTGAGCATCAAGGTCACCGACCGCGCCACAGGAGAAACTTCGCTCATTGAGGTCAGTGGCCTGAACCCCTGA
- a CDS encoding GspE/PulE family protein — protein MSDVLDTLAGKHSAYPRELLAQARLQAGDERLLNCLERLANDTPDRFIHRLGLTLHYPVLDAQALLASTARFDKVSLAQCLKREFVLIEQDGALIGVFADPFDHARLAWIDDNLQGAPLYLAHAADLATFLARHEESFHAVDALDHDAEASGEIDPLQRLSLTSISEDQSKVVKLVNSTLYDALKQHASDIHLGMTGQGLTIKYRIDGVLNGAGKASGSAFADQVISRIKVMAELDIGEKRVPQDGRFKVAIGERQIDFRVSIMPSIFGEDAVLRVLDKQDLSDRVSGVQLQALGFADETLRALRRLASEPYGMILVTGPTGSGKTTTLYAMISEINHGVDKIITIEDPVEYQLPGVLQIPVNEKKGLTFARGLRSILRHDPDKILVGEIRDPDTAQIAVQSALTGHLVFTTIHANNVFDVIGRFSQMQVDPYSFVSALNAVLAQRLIRLACPHCCTPCEADDETLTASGLTRAMVSGWKFVRAQGCGQCRGSGYRGRSAIAELLHLDDDLRQMIVERRPLSQIKQLACQRGLRLLRASALDLVRDGRTTLEEINRVTFI, from the coding sequence ATGTCAGACGTACTCGATACACTTGCAGGCAAGCACAGCGCCTACCCCCGCGAACTCCTGGCCCAGGCCCGCCTGCAAGCGGGCGACGAGCGCTTGCTCAACTGCCTGGAACGCCTGGCCAACGACACCCCCGACCGCTTCATTCACCGCCTGGGCCTGACCCTGCACTACCCGGTGCTGGATGCCCAGGCACTGCTGGCCAGCACCGCGCGTTTCGACAAGGTCAGCCTGGCCCAGTGCCTGAAGCGCGAGTTCGTGCTGATCGAGCAGGACGGCGCGCTGATCGGTGTGTTCGCCGACCCCTTCGACCACGCCCGCCTGGCCTGGATCGACGACAACCTGCAAGGCGCGCCGCTGTACCTGGCTCACGCCGCCGACCTGGCCACCTTCCTGGCCCGTCACGAAGAAAGCTTCCACGCCGTCGACGCCCTCGACCATGATGCCGAAGCCAGCGGTGAGATCGACCCGCTGCAACGCCTGTCGCTGACCAGCATCAGCGAAGACCAGAGCAAGGTGGTCAAGCTGGTCAACTCGACCTTGTACGATGCCCTCAAGCAGCACGCCAGCGACATTCACCTGGGCATGACCGGCCAGGGCCTGACCATCAAGTACCGGATCGACGGCGTGCTCAATGGCGCTGGCAAGGCCAGCGGCAGCGCCTTCGCCGACCAGGTGATCTCGCGCATCAAGGTCATGGCCGAGCTGGACATCGGCGAAAAACGCGTGCCCCAGGACGGCCGCTTCAAGGTCGCCATCGGCGAGCGGCAGATCGACTTCCGTGTGTCGATCATGCCGAGCATCTTCGGCGAGGACGCGGTACTGCGGGTGCTCGACAAGCAGGACTTGTCCGACCGTGTCAGCGGCGTGCAGCTGCAGGCCCTGGGTTTTGCCGACGAAACCCTGCGTGCCCTGCGTCGGCTGGCCAGCGAACCCTACGGCATGATCCTGGTCACTGGCCCCACCGGCAGCGGCAAGACCACCACCCTGTACGCCATGATCAGCGAGATCAACCACGGCGTGGACAAGATCATCACCATCGAAGACCCGGTCGAATACCAGCTGCCCGGCGTGCTGCAGATTCCGGTCAACGAGAAGAAGGGCCTGACCTTCGCCCGCGGCCTGCGCTCGATCCTGCGCCACGACCCGGACAAGATCCTGGTCGGTGAGATCCGCGACCCGGACACCGCACAGATCGCCGTGCAGTCGGCGCTCACCGGCCACCTGGTGTTCACCACCATCCACGCCAACAACGTCTTCGATGTGATCGGCCGCTTCAGCCAGATGCAGGTCGACCCCTACAGCTTCGTTTCCGCGCTCAACGCCGTGCTGGCCCAGCGCCTGATTCGCCTGGCCTGCCCGCACTGCTGCACGCCGTGCGAGGCCGATGACGAAACCCTGACCGCCTCGGGCCTGACCCGGGCAATGGTCAGCGGCTGGAAATTCGTCCGCGCCCAGGGCTGCGGCCAGTGCCGGGGCAGCGGTTACCGCGGCCGCAGCGCGATTGCCGAGCTGCTGCACCTGGATGACGACCTGCGGCAAATGATCGTCGAACGCCGCCCTCTGTCGCAGATCAAGCAGCTGGCCTGCCAGCGTGGCCTGCGCCTGCTGCGTGCCTCGGCCCTGGACCTGGTCCGTGACGGCCGCACCACACTCGAGGAGATCAACCGTGTCACATTCATCTGA
- a CDS encoding PilN domain-containing protein: protein MRRLDLEFQPRRSGPLAWSLLALSAVAVAALVLVQQQLQVEQTDLEARVHSLELQLGRRPAPVAPQNSAASREQAERLAQMRSVSQQLQRPWQQLFAMLEAQPQEDVALLTLTPDARKGQVRITAEARNLEAMLQYHQRLEQSDELSDVSLLNHEVVAGQPEHPVRFNLTATWETGHARP from the coding sequence ATGCGCCGCCTCGACCTGGAATTCCAACCCCGTCGCAGTGGCCCGTTGGCCTGGTCGCTGCTGGCCCTGAGCGCAGTCGCAGTCGCCGCGTTGGTGCTGGTGCAACAGCAGCTGCAGGTCGAGCAAACAGATCTGGAGGCCCGCGTGCACAGCCTGGAACTGCAGCTGGGCCGCCGCCCGGCCCCGGTCGCCCCGCAGAACAGCGCCGCCAGCCGCGAGCAGGCCGAGCGCCTGGCGCAGATGCGCAGCGTCTCGCAGCAGCTGCAACGGCCCTGGCAACAGCTGTTCGCCATGCTCGAAGCGCAGCCGCAGGAAGACGTGGCGCTGTTGACCCTGACCCCGGATGCGCGCAAAGGCCAGGTGCGCATCACCGCCGAGGCACGCAACCTGGAAGCGATGCTGCAGTACCACCAGCGCCTGGAGCAAAGCGACGAGCTCAGTGATGTCTCGCTGCTCAACCACGAAGTGGTGGCCGGGCAGCCCGAGCACCCGGTGCGCTTCAACCTTACTGCCACTTGGGAGACCGGCCATGCGCGTCCCTGA
- a CDS encoding CsgG/HfaB family protein: MKRLLSTLLIVASLAGLHGCGLREPMPAEQDTETPTLTPRASTYYDLINMPRPKGRLMAVVYGFRDQTGQYKPTPASSFSTSVTQGAASMLMDALNASGWFVVLEREGLQNLLTERKIIRASQKKPDVPENIMSELPPLQAANLMLEGGIIAYDTNVRSGGEGARYLGVDISREYRVDQVTVNLRAVDVRTGQVLANVMTSKTIYSIGRNAGVFKFIEFKKLLEAEVGYTTNEPAQLCVLSAIEAAVGHLLAQGIERRLWQVAGDPGEGKAEVDKFLSQNQPQ, translated from the coding sequence ATGAAACGTCTGCTGAGCACTTTACTGATTGTCGCCTCGCTTGCCGGCCTGCACGGCTGCGGCCTGCGCGAGCCGATGCCGGCCGAACAGGACACGGAAACCCCGACCCTGACGCCACGGGCTTCGACCTACTACGACCTGATCAACATGCCGCGCCCGAAAGGCCGCTTGATGGCCGTGGTGTATGGCTTCCGCGACCAGACCGGGCAGTACAAGCCGACCCCGGCCAGCTCGTTCTCCACCAGCGTCACCCAAGGCGCGGCGAGCATGCTGATGGATGCCCTGAATGCCAGCGGCTGGTTCGTGGTGCTGGAGCGCGAGGGCCTGCAGAACCTGCTGACCGAACGCAAGATCATCCGTGCTTCGCAGAAAAAGCCTGACGTGCCCGAGAACATCATGAGCGAGCTGCCACCGCTGCAGGCCGCCAACCTGATGCTTGAAGGCGGCATCATCGCCTATGACACCAACGTGCGCAGTGGCGGCGAGGGCGCCCGTTACCTCGGCGTCGATATCTCCCGCGAGTACCGGGTCGACCAGGTCACGGTCAACCTGCGCGCGGTGGACGTACGCACCGGGCAGGTGCTGGCCAACGTGATGACCAGCAAGACCATCTACTCGATCGGCCGCAATGCCGGGGTGTTCAAGTTCATCGAGTTCAAGAAGTTGCTGGAAGCCGAGGTGGGCTACACCACCAACGAACCGGCGCAGCTGTGTGTGCTGTCGGCGATCGAGGCTGCGGTGGGGCATCTGCTGGCCCAGGGGATCGAACGGCGGCTCTGGCAGGTGGCGGGGGATCCGGGGGAGGGCAAGGCTGAGGTGGACAAGTTCCTGAGCCAGAACCAGCCGCAGTGA
- the alkB gene encoding DNA oxidative demethylase AlkB: MIQSDLDLFGPQPQRLASHTVLLPGFAVAGIEPLLDALRPVLLAAPFRHMQTPGGLNMAVALTNCGSLGWVSDAKGYRYSPTDPVSGQPWPALPQVLLELAGRAAAAAGFEGFVPDACLVNHYLPGTRLSLHQDRDEQDFDQPIVSVSLGLPAVFLLGGLQRSDRTQRVPLSHGDVLVWGGEDRLRFHGVLPIKPGVHPRMGERRINLTLRKAG, encoded by the coding sequence ATGATCCAGTCCGACCTCGACCTGTTCGGCCCCCAGCCGCAACGCCTGGCCAGCCACACCGTGCTGCTGCCAGGCTTCGCCGTGGCCGGCATCGAGCCACTGCTCGACGCCCTGCGCCCGGTACTGCTCGCCGCGCCGTTCCGGCACATGCAGACACCGGGCGGCCTGAACATGGCGGTGGCGTTGACCAACTGCGGCTCGCTGGGCTGGGTCAGTGATGCCAAGGGCTATCGCTACAGCCCCACCGACCCGGTCAGCGGCCAACCCTGGCCAGCCCTGCCCCAGGTCCTGCTCGAGCTGGCGGGCCGCGCAGCAGCGGCGGCTGGTTTCGAGGGATTCGTGCCGGATGCCTGCCTGGTCAACCATTACCTGCCCGGCACCCGCCTGAGCCTGCACCAGGACCGCGACGAGCAGGACTTCGACCAGCCGATCGTGTCGGTTTCACTGGGGTTGCCGGCGGTGTTTCTGCTGGGAGGGTTGCAGCGGTCGGACCGGACTCAGCGCGTTCCGTTGAGCCATGGGGATGTGCTGGTGTGGGGTGGTGAAGACAGGCTGCGCTTTCATGGGGTGTTGCCGATCAAGCCGGGTGTGCATCCACGAATGGGCGAGCGGCGGATCAACCTGACCCTGCGTAAGGCAGGCTGA
- the csgE gene encoding curli production assembly/transport protein CsgE: MKRLQALYLCLLLAAAWPGAAMADAEDEMKGFIVDNTISHIGHDFYYYFADRLRATSRLDFNLVVRERPDARWGSLVTVEFDRDVLYRRFLPPNVTQLKEEAVMAADLVKQEVIQRKLQRLLQDTTDLERDEL; this comes from the coding sequence ATGAAACGCCTGCAGGCCCTGTACCTGTGCCTGCTGCTGGCAGCCGCGTGGCCGGGCGCGGCCATGGCCGACGCCGAAGACGAGATGAAGGGCTTCATTGTCGACAACACCATCTCGCACATCGGCCACGACTTTTACTACTACTTCGCCGACCGCCTGCGCGCCACCAGCCGCCTGGATTTCAACCTGGTGGTGCGCGAGCGCCCGGATGCCCGCTGGGGCAGCCTGGTGACCGTTGAGTTCGACCGCGACGTGCTGTACCGGCGCTTTCTGCCACCGAACGTCACCCAATTAAAAGAAGAGGCCGTGATGGCCGCCGACCTGGTCAAGCAGGAAGTCATTCAGCGCAAGCTGCAACGTCTGCTGCAGGACACCACTGATCTGGAGAGGGATGAGCTATGA
- a CDS encoding type II secretion system protein, with translation MKRSRGFTLIELLVVMAIIATLMTIAMPRYFNSLESSREATLRQSLAVLREALDHYYGDTGHYPDSLEQLVEQRYLRNTPVDPITERSDAWQLLPPPEGVAGGVADIKSGATGRARDGSLFAEW, from the coding sequence ATGAAACGCAGCCGAGGCTTCACCCTGATCGAACTGCTGGTGGTGATGGCGATCATCGCCACGCTGATGACCATCGCCATGCCGCGCTACTTCAACAGCCTGGAAAGCTCCCGCGAGGCCACCTTGCGCCAGAGCCTGGCGGTGCTGCGCGAGGCCCTGGACCATTACTACGGCGACACCGGCCACTACCCGGACTCGCTGGAGCAACTGGTGGAACAGCGCTACCTGCGCAATACCCCGGTCGACCCGATCACCGAGCGCAGCGATGCCTGGCAGCTGCTGCCACCGCCCGAAGGCGTGGCCGGCGGCGTTGCCGATATCAAGAGCGGTGCCACAGGGAGGGCGCGTGATGGCAGCCTCTTCGCGGAATGGTAA